A window of uncultured Litoreibacter sp. contains these coding sequences:
- a CDS encoding pyruvate carboxylase has protein sequence MADFKKILIANRGEIAIRVMRAANEMGKKTVAVFAEEDKLGLHRFKADEAYRIGEGLGPVAAYLSIDEIIRVAKMSGADAIHPGYGLLSENPEFVDACEANGITFIGPKAATMRKLGDKASARKVAIEAGVPVIPATDVLGDDMTAIKKDAKDVGYPLMLKASWGGGGRGMRPIMSEDELEEKVLEGRREAEAAFGNGEGYLEKMILRARHVEVQILGDTHGQIYHLWERDCSVQRRNQKVVERAPAPYLSGTQREQICALGKKICEHVNYECAGTVEFLMDMDSGEFYFIEVNPRVQVEHTVTEEVTGIDIVRAQILIAEGKSLVEATGTASQYDVKLDGHALQCRVTTEDPQNNFIPDYGRITAYRGATGMGIRLDGGTAYSGAVITRYYDSLLEKVTAWAPTPEAAIARMDRALREFRIRGVSTNIAFVENLLKHPTFLNYEYHTKFIDETPELFDFKKRRDRATKILTYIADITVNGHPETEGRPLPAEMRTPKAPEPQGEPAYGTRNILEDHGPQAVADWMSEQKQLLITDTTMRDGHQSLLATRMRSIDMIRVAPTYAANMPQLFSMECWGGATFDVAYRFLQECPWQRLRDLRKAMPNLMTQMLLRASNGVGYTNYPDNVVQEFVRQAAETGVDVFRVFDSLNWVENMRVAMDAVVESGKVCEGSICYTGDILNPERAKYDLKYYVAMGKELKAAGAHVLGLKDMAGLLKPASATLLVKALKEEVGLPIHFHTHDTAGTAVATILAASDAGVDAVDCAMDALSGNTSQATLGSVVEVLAHTERDTGLDIKTVRQISDYWEAVRGQYAAFESGMQAPASEVYLHEMPGGQFTNLKAQARSVGLEERWHEVAQTYADVNQMFGDIVKVTPSSKVVGDMALMMVSQGLSQAEVEDPKTDVAFPDSVVDMMRGSLGQPPGGWPKGIQKKILKGEKPSTKRPGEELKPVDLEAVRQEVSDLLDGKEIDNEDLNGYLMYPKVYLDYMGRHRTYGPVRTLPTHTFFYGMKPGEEISVEIDPGKTLEVRMQARSATNDDGEAKVFFELNGQPRVVRIQDRKAAAVVAKMPKAEVGNPNHIGAPMPGVVATVAVKPGAEVKEGDLLLTIEAMKMETGIHAERDAVISAVHVTPGGQIDAKDLLVELE, from the coding sequence ATGGCCGATTTCAAAAAAATTCTCATCGCCAACCGGGGCGAAATTGCGATCCGCGTGATGCGTGCCGCCAATGAGATGGGCAAGAAAACGGTCGCGGTCTTTGCCGAGGAAGACAAGCTTGGCCTGCACCGCTTCAAGGCCGACGAGGCGTACCGCATCGGTGAGGGCCTCGGCCCCGTCGCCGCTTATCTGTCTATCGACGAAATCATCCGCGTCGCCAAAATGTCCGGCGCGGACGCGATCCACCCCGGCTACGGCCTGCTGTCGGAAAACCCGGAATTCGTAGATGCCTGCGAAGCAAACGGCATCACCTTTATCGGCCCTAAGGCCGCCACCATGCGTAAACTCGGCGACAAGGCCTCCGCGCGCAAAGTGGCTATTGAAGCCGGCGTCCCCGTCATCCCTGCGACAGACGTGCTGGGCGACGACATGACAGCCATTAAGAAGGACGCCAAAGACGTCGGATATCCGCTGATGCTCAAAGCAAGCTGGGGCGGCGGCGGACGCGGCATGCGTCCGATCATGTCCGAGGATGAGCTGGAAGAAAAAGTCCTCGAGGGCCGCCGCGAGGCGGAGGCCGCGTTCGGCAATGGCGAAGGCTATCTGGAAAAAATGATCCTGCGTGCGCGCCACGTGGAAGTTCAAATCCTGGGCGATACGCACGGCCAAATCTACCACTTGTGGGAACGCGACTGCTCCGTGCAACGCCGCAACCAAAAGGTCGTCGAACGCGCACCTGCCCCCTATCTCAGCGGCACCCAGCGCGAACAGATTTGCGCCTTGGGCAAGAAGATTTGCGAGCACGTGAATTACGAATGCGCGGGCACGGTCGAATTCCTGATGGATATGGACTCGGGCGAGTTTTACTTCATCGAGGTAAACCCGCGCGTCCAAGTTGAACACACCGTCACTGAAGAAGTCACCGGCATCGACATCGTCCGCGCACAAATCCTGATTGCGGAGGGCAAGAGCCTGGTCGAGGCCACCGGCACCGCCTCGCAATATGACGTCAAACTCGACGGCCACGCGCTGCAGTGCCGCGTCACCACGGAAGACCCACAAAACAATTTCATCCCCGATTACGGCCGCATCACCGCCTATCGCGGGGCCACCGGCATGGGCATCCGGCTGGATGGCGGCACCGCCTATTCCGGTGCTGTGATCACCCGCTATTACGACTCGCTGCTGGAAAAAGTCACCGCATGGGCCCCTACGCCCGAGGCCGCGATTGCCCGCATGGATCGCGCCCTGCGCGAATTCCGCATTCGTGGCGTCTCTACCAATATCGCGTTCGTGGAAAACCTGCTGAAGCACCCGACCTTCCTGAATTACGAGTACCACACCAAATTCATCGACGAGACGCCGGAGCTGTTTGACTTCAAAAAGCGCCGCGACCGGGCCACGAAAATCCTGACCTACATCGCCGACATCACCGTCAACGGCCACCCCGAAACCGAAGGCCGGCCTCTACCCGCCGAGATGCGCACCCCGAAAGCGCCGGAACCTCAGGGCGAGCCCGCCTACGGCACGCGCAATATCCTCGAAGATCATGGGCCGCAGGCCGTGGCCGATTGGATGAGCGAACAGAAACAACTGCTGATCACCGACACCACCATGCGCGACGGGCACCAGTCCTTGCTGGCCACCCGCATGCGATCCATAGACATGATCCGCGTGGCCCCGACCTATGCCGCCAACATGCCGCAGCTGTTCTCAATGGAATGCTGGGGCGGCGCCACGTTCGATGTGGCGTATCGCTTCCTGCAGGAATGCCCATGGCAGCGCTTGCGCGACCTGCGCAAAGCGATGCCCAACCTGATGACACAGATGCTTTTGCGCGCCTCCAATGGCGTGGGCTACACCAACTACCCCGACAACGTGGTGCAGGAATTTGTCCGCCAGGCGGCTGAGACCGGCGTCGACGTGTTCCGCGTTTTTGACAGCCTCAACTGGGTCGAAAACATGCGCGTCGCCATGGATGCGGTCGTGGAAAGCGGCAAGGTCTGCGAGGGCTCGATCTGCTACACCGGCGACATCCTGAACCCAGAGCGAGCCAAGTACGACCTGAAATATTACGTCGCCATGGGCAAGGAATTGAAAGCCGCTGGCGCACATGTGCTGGGCCTCAAAGACATGGCCGGTTTGCTGAAACCCGCCTCTGCCACCCTGCTGGTAAAAGCGCTGAAAGAAGAGGTCGGCCTGCCGATCCACTTCCACACCCATGATACCGCCGGCACCGCCGTGGCCACGATCCTCGCGGCCTCAGACGCGGGCGTGGACGCGGTAGATTGCGCCATGGACGCGCTGTCGGGCAACACGTCGCAAGCGACGCTCGGCTCGGTGGTCGAGGTCCTCGCCCATACCGAGCGCGACACCGGCCTCGACATCAAAACTGTGCGCCAAATCTCCGACTACTGGGAAGCGGTGCGAGGACAGTATGCCGCGTTCGAGAGCGGCATGCAGGCCCCGGCCTCCGAGGTCTACTTGCACGAAATGCCCGGTGGGCAGTTCACCAACCTCAAGGCACAGGCAAGATCAGTCGGCCTTGAAGAACGCTGGCATGAAGTGGCGCAGACCTATGCTGATGTGAACCAGATGTTTGGCGACATCGTGAAGGTGACCCCGTCGTCGAAAGTGGTAGGTGACATGGCCTTGATGATGGTCTCCCAAGGACTGTCGCAGGCAGAGGTCGAGGACCCCAAGACGGACGTGGCCTTCCCTGACAGCGTCGTCGACATGATGCGCGGCTCGCTTGGCCAACCACCCGGCGGCTGGCCGAAAGGCATCCAGAAGAAGATCCTCAAGGGCGAAAAACCCTCTACCAAACGGCCCGGCGAAGAGCTGAAACCCGTTGATCTTGAGGCGGTGCGTCAAGAGGTCTCCGACCTTTTGGACGGCAAGGAGATCGATAACGAGGACCTCAACGGCTACCTTATGTACCCCAAGGTCTACCTTGATTACATGGGCCGTCACCGCACCTACGGCCCGGTCCGCACCCTGCCCACGCACACATTCTTCTACGGCATGAAACCCGGCGAAGAAATCAGCGTGGAAATCGACCCCGGCAAAACGCTGGAGGTCCGCATGCAGGCGCGATCTGCCACAAATGATGACGGCGAGGCCAAAGTTTTCTTCGAGCTGAACGGCCAACCCCGCGTGGTGCGCATCCAGGACCGCAAAGCAGCCGCCGTGGTCGCCAAGATGCCCAAGGCCGAGGTTGGCAACCCCAACCACATCGGCGCGCCAATGCCCGGCGTGGTGGCCACGGTCGCCGTCAAACCCGGCGCAGAAGTCAAGGAAGGTGATTTGCTGTTGACCATCGAAGCCATGAAGATGGAAACCGGCATCCACGCCGAACGCGACGCGGTGATCAGCGCGGTGCACGTCACGCCCGGTGGGCAGATCGACGCCAAGGACCTGCTGGTGGAGTTGGAGTAA
- a CDS encoding DUF6434 domain-containing protein encodes MTFDWHSNPITRDTPVTNTYKNTQNVRRFLTAECGDGFKFDRPFMAWIKDGAGKTMGDVADEWLRRNGAQS; translated from the coding sequence ATGACATTCGACTGGCACTCCAACCCGATCACCCGCGACACTCCGGTGACCAACACTTACAAAAACACCCAGAACGTACGCCGGTTCCTGACTGCTGAATGCGGGGACGGCTTCAAATTTGATCGGCCTTTCATGGCCTGGATCAAGGACGGAGCCGGCAAAACCATGGGCGATGTGGCCGACGAATGGCTTCGCCGCAATGGGGCCCAATCCTGA
- a CDS encoding metallophosphoesterase: MADLPTKLLVFTDLHLVNQGEDIIGLDPAARFAQGLHHALSQHPDAKRLVLMGDLTHQGRTAQYERLKTLLADVPVPVSYLMGNHDNRDVFRKLFPHAETTPSGDVQEMVDLGETCLITLDTLDPNADPAHSGALTAAQLTWLQDCLAWAQGRPVLIAMHHPPVETGFPGMDGIALRDPTALRVILNDYPGLVHVICGHLHRTISGHANGLSFTIFKSPCHQQPMMLGAADTDHSVDEPGAYGIVLAGPAGFVVHTEDFAIAEAATPLRDPFSG; the protein is encoded by the coding sequence ATGGCAGACCTCCCCACCAAGCTTCTTGTCTTCACCGACCTGCATCTCGTCAACCAAGGTGAGGACATCATTGGCCTCGACCCCGCCGCGCGGTTTGCGCAAGGGCTGCACCACGCGCTGTCCCAACATCCTGATGCAAAGCGGCTGGTGCTGATGGGCGACCTGACCCATCAGGGCCGTACAGCCCAGTATGAGAGGTTGAAAACGCTTCTGGCCGATGTGCCGGTCCCCGTCAGCTATCTGATGGGCAACCACGACAACCGCGATGTGTTCCGCAAGCTCTTCCCACACGCCGAAACCACCCCTTCCGGCGATGTGCAGGAGATGGTGGATTTGGGGGAAACCTGCCTGATCACCCTCGACACGCTGGACCCTAACGCGGACCCTGCGCATTCCGGCGCATTAACCGCGGCGCAACTGACATGGCTACAAGACTGCCTCGCCTGGGCCCAGGGGCGGCCAGTTCTGATCGCCATGCATCACCCGCCGGTTGAAACGGGCTTTCCCGGCATGGACGGGATCGCACTGCGCGACCCGACAGCACTGCGCGTGATCCTCAACGACTACCCTGGGCTCGTCCATGTGATCTGCGGCCACTTGCATCGCACGATATCGGGCCATGCCAACGGGCTGTCCTTCACCATCTTCAAAAGCCCCTGCCATCAGCAACCGATGATGCTGGGCGCCGCCGATACCGATCATTCCGTTGATGAGCCGGGTGCATACGGCATCGTTCTGGCCGGCCCCGCGGGCTTCGTCGTCCATACCGAGGACTTCGCAATCGCCGAGGCCGCAACCCCTCTGCGCGACCCATTTTCCGGATGA
- a CDS encoding MAPEG family protein, translating into MITISPIYIALCALLYMCLAVRVVRQRYTARTTHGDGGDKELRKRIRAHGNLSEYAPMLLLMLVVMELQGSPGYVLHLFGALILVSRTGHAYFISQTPESIKMRTLTMTTTFALLGVMALGLLGHAIF; encoded by the coding sequence ATGATCACCATTTCGCCGATCTACATCGCGCTGTGCGCGCTGCTTTACATGTGCCTGGCCGTCAGGGTGGTCCGGCAGCGCTACACCGCGCGCACAACACATGGGGATGGTGGCGACAAGGAGCTGCGCAAACGCATCCGCGCGCATGGCAATTTGTCGGAATATGCGCCGATGCTGCTGCTAATGCTGGTGGTGATGGAGCTTCAGGGCAGCCCTGGCTACGTCCTGCATCTCTTTGGTGCGCTTATCTTGGTCAGCAGGACGGGGCACGCCTATTTCATATCGCAAACGCCGGAATCGATCAAAATGCGCACCCTCACCATGACCACCACCTTCGCGCTGCTCGGCGTGATGGCGCTTGGACTGCTGGGTCACGCGATTTTTTAG